The Bacillus alveayuensis genome window below encodes:
- a CDS encoding hypothetical protein (product_source=Hypo-rule applied), giving the protein MNRTLTLERKESSFGKLLKQGAIKKRGNRIDSKHPYYSKAYNIDREELLKKRK; this is encoded by the coding sequence ATGAATAGAACCCTTACCTTGGAACGGAAAGAGAGTAGCTTCGGAAAATTATTAAAACAAGGTGCAATTAAAAAAAGAGGAAATCGAATTGATTCCAAACACCCTTACTATTCAAAGGCTTATAATATAGACCGTGAAGAATTGTTAAAAAAGAGAAAATAA
- a CDS encoding putative transposase (product_source=KO:K07497; cath_funfam=3.30.420.10; cog=COG2801; ko=KO:K07497; pfam=PF00665; superfamily=53098), whose product MTYGYIEGEERFFFVLSLIDVYDRSVIDYHIGLSCSGSDAVKTLQRSLFKRQKFEQTNKPVIRTDNGPQFISHVFEAACERFGIEHERIPPRTPNMNAHIEAFHRLLEEECLGRMAFDSYEEAYQAVMEYMKFYNERRIHSSILDLPPHEFYKKAQTESLIIKEVRV is encoded by the coding sequence GTGACATACGGATATATCGAAGGAGAAGAACGCTTTTTCTTTGTTTTATCGCTTATCGATGTGTATGATCGTTCGGTGATTGATTACCATATTGGACTGAGTTGTTCAGGAAGCGACGCCGTAAAGACGCTACAAAGATCGTTATTCAAGCGTCAGAAATTTGAACAGACCAATAAACCTGTAATTCGTACAGACAACGGCCCACAATTTATTTCACATGTCTTTGAAGCTGCCTGTGAGCGATTCGGAATCGAACATGAACGGATTCCGCCGCGGACACCGAATATGAATGCACATATTGAAGCGTTTCATCGTTTACTGGAGGAGGAATGTCTAGGAAGAATGGCGTTTGACAGCTATGAAGAAGCTTATCAAGCCGTGATGGAGTACATGAAATTTTATAACGAGCGAAGGATTCATTCGAGTATTCTCGATCTTCCACCGCATGAATTTTACAAAAAAGCGCAAACGGAATCGTTAATCATCAAAGAAGTTCGCGTATAA
- a CDS encoding hypothetical protein (product_source=Hypo-rule applied), with product MTYYYYLASDIKLPSGIYSKSGFINLNGSKIALDQTLDLTERDEKVDGFDYPVQIEIVYGLCDPETLEAYDDFGLPLLHKYILDVCSYYKTCTIQIAHILNTHRHPLKIVERRKLLLNQLSNPKQLALHHGELLTIKKIPEF from the coding sequence ATGACATATTATTATTACCTTGCCTCAGATATTAAACTACCATCAGGTATATACTCTAAGAGTGGTTTTATTAATTTAAATGGGAGTAAAATAGCTCTTGATCAAACTCTTGACTTAACAGAAAGAGATGAAAAAGTAGATGGATTCGATTATCCCGTGCAAATTGAAATCGTTTATGGTTTGTGTGATCCTGAAACTTTAGAAGCATATGATGATTTTGGATTGCCATTGCTTCATAAATATATTCTCGACGTATGCAGTTACTATAAGACATGTACCATTCAAATTGCTCACATTTTAAATACACACCGACACCCTTTAAAAATTGTAGAACGGAGAAAACTCTTATTGAATCAATTATCGAATCCTAAACAACTCGCTCTACATCATGGTGAATTGCTGACGATCAAGAAGATTCCGGAGTTCTAA
- a CDS encoding hypothetical protein (product_source=Hypo-rule applied) — MDNIKQQLMEICKELRLPSIRKMIGDEKEFRDPKGAFEVLLLE, encoded by the coding sequence ATGGATAATATAAAGCAACAGCTAATGGAAATTTGTAAGGAATTACGATTGCCCAGTATTCGAAAGATGATAGGAGATGAAAAAGAATTCAGAGATCCGAAAGGAGCATTTGAAGTACTACTTTTGGAATGA
- a CDS encoding hypothetical protein (product_source=Hypo-rule applied), whose protein sequence is MISNIVIKHALSSGIDPLLQALFQYIDQLSLPEAPYVV, encoded by the coding sequence ATGATTTCCAATATTGTCATCAAACATGCACTGTCTAGCGGAATCGACCCTCTTTTACAGGCTTTATTTCAGTACATTGACCAACTTTCTTTACCAGAAGCACCTTATGTTGTTTAG
- a CDS encoding IS30 family transposase (product_source=COG2826; cath_funfam=3.30.420.10; cog=COG2826; superfamily=53098) — MAIIIRVNAKDAPSIREAVCDLKKKYGEQFTKIFKTITADNVYEFADLSKIVEKDETQIHFTHPYTSCERGTNERHNGLIRRFIPKGKAISAVSDQTISYVGTWCNQLPGEF; from the coding sequence ATGGCTATCATCATAAGAGTCAATGCCAAAGACGCTCCATCCATCCGTGAGGCCGTATGCGATTTGAAGAAGAAGTATGGTGAGCAGTTCACAAAGATATTCAAAACCATTACGGCTGACAATGTGTATGAATTCGCCGACCTTAGTAAAATCGTTGAAAAAGATGAGACTCAAATCCATTTCACCCACCCCTATACCTCCTGTGAAAGGGGTACGAATGAGCGCCACAATGGACTAATACGCCGTTTCATTCCAAAAGGGAAAGCCATTTCCGCTGTTTCCGATCAAACCATTTCCTATGTAGGAACATGGTGTAATCAACTTCCAGGCGAATTTTAG
- a CDS encoding hypothetical protein (product_source=Hypo-rule applied; transmembrane_helix_parts=Inside_1_6,TMhelix_7_26,Outside_27_29,TMhelix_30_52,Inside_53_56) produces MTKTTKYSNIVALLLIAISGIFNTFGDNEIIKNVVTFTSLFLCVILLLVTRISRKN; encoded by the coding sequence ATGACTAAAACTACTAAATATTCAAATATTGTTGCCCTATTATTAATAGCAATTAGTGGTATTTTCAATACGTTTGGAGACAATGAAATTATAAAAAATGTCGTTACTTTTACTAGTTTATTCTTATGTGTAATTTTACTTCTGGTAACTAGAATATCTCGTAAGAATTAA
- a CDS encoding hypothetical protein (product_source=Hypo-rule applied): protein MKSLKIDNIYDVLGIIVTPHCGYFSESFHRLF, encoded by the coding sequence ATGAAATCTTTAAAAATTGATAATATCTATGATGTTTTAGGTATTATTGTTACCCCCCACTGCGGCTATTTCAGTGAGTCTTTTCACAGACTTTTTTAA
- a CDS encoding hypothetical protein (product_source=Hypo-rule applied; superfamily=56399), producing the protein MLVIFLFLVTISYFIYTNQKTIRIKDKIIEEKNAQISRLEDDIRDYTKGLWREFGPLNTYKKNEYLLELFQRFCESNPSVISIQLYNYFEQRDSKNTLIKIKHALTYVMESKNLNSLQQHYYKIPTELLKKFEDAVYMYRGKSNDHDKKILEMYIEISEELDKLKIDDINTDHAIKFAFLILIHDIFGEAEPDMKEELSIINNDENERELFHLLRTGILRGILYDKMFYRFNYIKTNRSVNSKSDRAYLTIKSGMTNGKQSILVVTVDNKGREIDFEELGRNLFTLLIENGFN; encoded by the coding sequence ATGTTAGTTATTTTTTTATTTCTAGTAACTATTTCTTATTTTATTTATACAAATCAAAAAACAATTAGAATAAAAGATAAAATAATTGAAGAAAAAAATGCACAAATTTCAAGATTAGAAGACGATATTAGGGATTATACAAAAGGATTATGGAGAGAATTTGGTCCTTTAAACACTTACAAAAAAAACGAATATTTATTAGAATTGTTTCAGCGATTTTGTGAGTCAAATCCGTCAGTTATCTCTATCCAATTATATAATTATTTTGAACAAAGAGATAGTAAAAATACATTAATAAAAATTAAACATGCTTTAACTTATGTAATGGAAAGTAAAAATTTAAATTCTCTTCAACAGCATTATTATAAAATCCCGACAGAATTATTAAAAAAATTTGAAGATGCTGTATATATGTATAGAGGAAAATCAAATGACCATGATAAAAAAATATTGGAAATGTATATAGAGATTAGTGAAGAATTAGATAAATTAAAAATTGATGATATTAATACAGACCATGCCATAAAGTTTGCCTTTCTTATATTAATTCACGATATTTTTGGAGAAGCAGAACCTGATATGAAGGAAGAGCTTAGCATTATAAACAATGATGAAAATGAAAGGGAACTATTCCATTTATTACGAACAGGAATATTAAGAGGGATTCTATATGATAAAATGTTTTATCGGTTTAACTACATAAAAACTAATCGTTCTGTAAATAGTAAATCTGATAGAGCATATTTAACAATAAAGAGTGGTATGACAAACGGAAAGCAAAGTATTTTAGTAGTAACCGTTGATAATAAAGGTCGTGAAATTGATTTCGAAGAATTAGGAAGAAATTTGTTTACGTTATTAATTGAAAATGGTTTTAATTAA
- a CDS encoding hypothetical protein (product_source=Hypo-rule applied; transmembrane_helix_parts=Inside_1_19,TMhelix_20_39,Outside_40_74): MNKRIQRIRNFLTNIWIFKWLFLVSAFIFNFGLIVGYIFTDYSVTEIERISNDRPKEFHDYFLSLDSYGAQNTP; encoded by the coding sequence ATGAATAAAAGAATCCAAAGAATCCGAAACTTTCTAACTAACATTTGGATATTTAAATGGTTGTTTTTAGTGTCAGCTTTTATTTTTAATTTTGGATTAATTGTAGGTTATATATTTACTGATTATTCAGTTACAGAAATTGAACGTATAAGTAATGATAGACCAAAAGAGTTCCATGATTATTTTTTGTCTCTTGACTCTTACGGAGCGCAAAACACGCCATAG
- a CDS encoding Na+/H+ antiporter NhaC (product_source=COG1757; cleavage_site_network=SignalP-noTM; cog=COG1757; superfamily=46997; transmembrane_helix_parts=Inside_1_6,TMhelix_7_26,Outside_27_88) — MKFYTKLVVSLLCLTLFTSMSLSSFAKAKANDTQSELGLTSELDQEFINDSDVEEGLEDALKVLSAIESLPYNVISKGPEAIVEWLSS, encoded by the coding sequence ATGAAGTTTTATACCAAGTTAGTAGTTTCACTTCTATGTTTAACATTATTTACATCTATGAGCCTATCAAGCTTTGCGAAAGCCAAAGCTAATGACACGCAGAGTGAATTGGGATTAACTTCTGAATTAGATCAAGAGTTTATTAACGATTCAGATGTTGAGGAAGGTCTTGAAGACGCTTTAAAAGTTCTTTCTGCTATTGAAAGTCTGCCTTATAATGTTATATCAAAAGGACCAGAGGCCATTGTCGAATGGCTATCATCATAA
- a CDS encoding hypothetical protein (product_source=Hypo-rule applied; cath_funfam=3.30.1400.10), with protein MDLLRPQREKRISYPRKLAINGELVAEHRRNWGVHQWEMNIFHYLKTFQKKKGAIAQSECLKQAPTQIKKLYTDYYIGKEKEFIELLFYIQEKQNLDCVMAAVKQLSKIRHDYVSTERILFICEQSSKSKEKTNLRDEIMAQSEINMKAYANMFNQTDEGVTQYG; from the coding sequence ATGGATTTACTACGTCCACAGCGAGAGAAACGGATTTCTTATCCACGGAAACTCGCTATTAATGGAGAACTGGTAGCAGAGCATCGTCGTAATTGGGGTGTGCATCAATGGGAAATGAATATTTTTCACTATCTCAAAACATTCCAAAAGAAAAAAGGTGCCATCGCTCAAAGTGAATGTTTAAAGCAGGCACCAACGCAAATTAAAAAGTTATACACCGATTATTATATAGGAAAAGAGAAAGAATTTATAGAGTTACTTTTCTATATACAAGAAAAACAAAACTTGGATTGTGTGATGGCAGCTGTTAAACAGTTGAGCAAGATTCGGCATGATTATGTCTCTACAGAACGTATATTGTTTATCTGTGAACAATCATCGAAATCAAAAGAAAAGACAAATCTTCGTGATGAAATCATGGCACAATCTGAGATCAATATGAAAGCTTATGCCAATATGTTTAATCAAACGGATGAGGGAGTTACTCAATATGGATAA